A window of Argopecten irradians isolate NY chromosome 1, Ai_NY, whole genome shotgun sequence contains these coding sequences:
- the LOC138327767 gene encoding uncharacterized protein isoform X1, which produces MRKLIDYGGGTPDSRITFVSVRVLSADITVKNNMKTGGFLSRRPQTSYSDHRFAPSPRIRSASCKPDTATMPRSHVSIARFYDWSEDLGDCVSVSKFYRDLAASQRSGGDKLRGRTPWCSNGVKVSPGRMFLRDKAGLTKGEKDIIEGIYRNRGDVLKDETQQVVAKDEWQLVKSHKDAWLVGKSVPKNGVRSDGGKADSSVDLKLPDNLFSRSVDPSNNSDSMNQSTIAETNSEPVKEDDILVAPPSTPDRELTNCSFSENSSSANSRNRTIYRCGERSVMSDSDHVLAKNQTFKLESPEPQKRKVFVNVFLPQSSPELLQDRTRSSIDKDRGSLTRGSVRRDGTRFSRYTGDNSFIQPATSVSFSDSRRHTRGLQGTISSVGD; this is translated from the coding sequence TGGATTCCTGAGCAGGCGTCCTCAGACCTCGTATTCGGATCATAGGTTTGCTCCATCGCCTCGGATCCGGTCAGCAAGCTGTAAGCCCGACACTGCCACTATGCCTCGGTCACACGTAAGCATTGCGCGCTTCTATGATTGGTCAGAAGACTTAGGTGACTGTGTGTCTGTTTCAAAATTTTACAGGGATCTTGCCGCTTCACAACGTAGTGGGGGCGATAAGTTACGTGGTAGAACGCCATGGTGTTCGAATGGTGTCAAAGTAAGTCCAGGGAGAATGTTTCTCCGAGATAAAGCAGGACTCACAAAGGGAGAAAAGGACATCATCGAAGGAATCTACCGCAACAGAGGAGATGTGTTGAAAGACGAAACCCAACAAGTGGTTGCAAAAGATGAGTGGCAACTTGTAAAGAGTCATAAAGACGCATGGTTAGTAGGTAAATCCGTACCGAAAAATGGGGTTCGGTCTGATGGGGGTAAAGCGGACTCTTCTGTTGATCTGAAGCTCCCCGATAACCTGTTCAGTAGATCTGTGGATCCTAGTAACAATTCAGATAGTATGAACCAGTCAACTATTGCGGAAACAAACAGTGAACCGGTGAAAGAGGACGATATTCTTGTGGCTCCACCGTCAACTCCAGATAGGGAACTTACGAATTGTAGCTTTTCGGAGAATTCTTCTTCGGCCAACAGTAGAAATAGGACGATATACCGGTGCGGGGAGCGATCGGTAATGTCAGATTCAGACCATGTATTGGCAAAGAACCAAACGTTCAAATTAGAATCTCCAGAACCTCAGAAACGTAAAGTGTTTGTCAATGTGTTTCTTCCCCAAAGTTCGCCGGAATTACTACAGGATCGCACGCGTTCATCCATCGATAAAGATCGGGGCTCTTTGACACGAGGAAGTGTTCGACGAGATGGGACGAGATTCTCGCGGTACACTGGGGATAATAGTTTCATTCAACCTGCAACATCTGTGTCATTTTCCGATTCTCGCAGGCATACGCGTGGACTCCAAGGAACGATCAGTTCGGTGGGAGACTGA
- the LOC138327767 gene encoding uncharacterized protein isoform X2, which yields MPRSHVSIARFYDWSEDLGDCVSVSKFYRDLAASQRSGGDKLRGRTPWCSNGVKVSPGRMFLRDKAGLTKGEKDIIEGIYRNRGDVLKDETQQVVAKDEWQLVKSHKDAWLVGKSVPKNGVRSDGGKADSSVDLKLPDNLFSRSVDPSNNSDSMNQSTIAETNSEPVKEDDILVAPPSTPDRELTNCSFSENSSSANSRNRTIYRCGERSVMSDSDHVLAKNQTFKLESPEPQKRKVFVNVFLPQSSPELLQDRTRSSIDKDRGSLTRGSVRRDGTRFSRYTGDNSFIQPATSVSFSDSRRHTRGLQGTISSVGD from the coding sequence ATGCCTCGGTCACACGTAAGCATTGCGCGCTTCTATGATTGGTCAGAAGACTTAGGTGACTGTGTGTCTGTTTCAAAATTTTACAGGGATCTTGCCGCTTCACAACGTAGTGGGGGCGATAAGTTACGTGGTAGAACGCCATGGTGTTCGAATGGTGTCAAAGTAAGTCCAGGGAGAATGTTTCTCCGAGATAAAGCAGGACTCACAAAGGGAGAAAAGGACATCATCGAAGGAATCTACCGCAACAGAGGAGATGTGTTGAAAGACGAAACCCAACAAGTGGTTGCAAAAGATGAGTGGCAACTTGTAAAGAGTCATAAAGACGCATGGTTAGTAGGTAAATCCGTACCGAAAAATGGGGTTCGGTCTGATGGGGGTAAAGCGGACTCTTCTGTTGATCTGAAGCTCCCCGATAACCTGTTCAGTAGATCTGTGGATCCTAGTAACAATTCAGATAGTATGAACCAGTCAACTATTGCGGAAACAAACAGTGAACCGGTGAAAGAGGACGATATTCTTGTGGCTCCACCGTCAACTCCAGATAGGGAACTTACGAATTGTAGCTTTTCGGAGAATTCTTCTTCGGCCAACAGTAGAAATAGGACGATATACCGGTGCGGGGAGCGATCGGTAATGTCAGATTCAGACCATGTATTGGCAAAGAACCAAACGTTCAAATTAGAATCTCCAGAACCTCAGAAACGTAAAGTGTTTGTCAATGTGTTTCTTCCCCAAAGTTCGCCGGAATTACTACAGGATCGCACGCGTTCATCCATCGATAAAGATCGGGGCTCTTTGACACGAGGAAGTGTTCGACGAGATGGGACGAGATTCTCGCGGTACACTGGGGATAATAGTTTCATTCAACCTGCAACATCTGTGTCATTTTCCGATTCTCGCAGGCATACGCGTGGACTCCAAGGAACGATCAGTTCGGTGGGAGACTGA